A genomic region of Arvicola amphibius chromosome X, mArvAmp1.2, whole genome shotgun sequence contains the following coding sequences:
- the LOC119804369 gene encoding histone H2A-Bbd type 2/3-like, which translates to MPRTRQGSRQGSSARQGSTRRARTSRAGLILSVSLVEHLLREAGHAARLSETAPIMLTAILEFLVRRVLELAISEAQRRGAQMYITPELLDFTVYNNTLLSELFQSTTISQVAPPDPGRRRSSRRRQ; encoded by the exons ATGCCCCGGACCAGGCAGGGCAGCCGCCAAGGGTCGTCTG CTCGTCAGGGGTCGACTCGCCGTGCTCGCACCTCCAGAGCCGGGCTGATTCTGTCTGTGAGTCTGGTGGAACACCTTCTTCGGGAGGCCGGCCATGCCGCGCGACTGAGCGAAACGGCGCCCATCATGCTGACCGCCATCCTGGAGTTCCTGGTCCGCAGAGTGCTGGAGCTGGCAATCAGCGAGGCCCAGCGCCGAGGTGCCCAGATGTATATCACCCCGGAGCTGTTGGACTTCACTGTCTACAACAACACGCTCCTCAGCGAACTGTTCCAGTCCACCACCATCTCTCAGGTGGCTCCGCCTGATCCTGGTCGTCGTCGTAGTAGTCGTCGACGTCAGTGA